The following is a genomic window from Candidatus Kuenenbacteria bacterium.
GATAACAGGCTAGTCTTGCCCAAGCGTCCACAGCGACGGCAAGGTTCGGCACCTCGATGTCGGCTCATCGCATCCTGGGGGTGAACAAGCTCCCAAGGGTTTGGCTGTTCGCCAATTAAAGCGGTACGTGAGCTGGGTTCAAAACGTCGTAAGACAGTTTGGTCTCCTATCTACTGTGAGCGTTTAAATCTTGAGGGACCCCTTCTCTAGTACGAGAGGACCGAGAAGGACGAACCGCTGGTGTATGAGTTGTCCTGCCAAGGGCACAGCTCAGTAGCTAAGTTCGGGTTGGATAAGCGCTGAAAGCATATAAGCGCGAAGCCGTTCCCAAGATCAGGATTTGATAGCCACCTGGAAGACTACCAGGTTGATAGGTGGCCGGGTGTAAGCCCCGTAAGGGGTTCAGCCTAGGCCATACTAATTGGCTTTGCGGATTCCTAAAAGTTTGTATTGAATTTTTTCTTCAAAAATATTGAACAATTCACCAAGGGTGGCATTGTTCTGGTGCTTCAAGAGAAAGGGTCACACCTGATCCCATCTCGAACTCAGAAGTTAAGCCTTTCATCGCCGATGATAGTCCAATAGGGCGAAAGTAGGCCAGCGCCAGAACAGTGCCACTCTTTTTAGTTTGACCAAAATGGCTGGGCAGTTTAGAATAAAGGTAGTTATTAATTAAAGTAAAAAATATGGGAGAATACGGTGATGTGTCAAAAGAGCAAGAAGCTATTTGGCAGCAGATCTCTAATTTTATAAAGGTTGATAGACTGGAAGACGAGGGTTTGGCCAGCACATTGGAGACGACAGAGGGAATAGATTTGAGTAAGGTTCAGGTCGCGGTGGAGATGGTTGATGGCGTGCCAAAAATAAAAGTAATAGTAGAGGGTGGAACAAAGGAAGGGAAAATACATTTGCAAGAAAAGATTATTGACTTTATTATAGACAAATATCCTGGAGCAGAAATAGAACTTAATTAGAGAATGATGATATTTAAAAACTCGGCTGAAAGGCCGAGTTTTTTGGTGGACAATTTTTATTTTTCTTCAAACACCTGCGCTTCAAAGGTGTAAATGTCTGCCGAACCGTCGAGCCAGCAGTTGGCAGGGAGGCCGGCTTTGTCGGCACAGAGGTGGGCCATAAAAGTATTTAGATCCCAGCCGGTTTCGGTAGCGACTTGAGGGAGGAAAACACCGGAGCGGGAACCTTTTTTGACGATGACGCCGTGACGGCCGAGCTCTATTTCTGTTTTTGGGCCAGAGATTTTTTGTGGGGGTGTGAGAACAGAAACTTCAATGGTGATATCTTTTAGTTCATTTTTTTCTAGAGACAAAAAGCGTGGATCTTCAAAAGCGGCGGCTTCGGTCATTTCAATAATGGCGGCGCTCAATTCTTTAATTGGTTCGATGAGGCCGATACAGCCGCGGAGTTCCTCATTTTTTCTCAAAGTGACAAAGATGCCTCTTTTTTCAGAGAAGACCGGATATTGTTTGTAATCTTCATTTTTGTCTGTGGTAAGGTTGAAGGCCAGTTCTAGAGTATTACGAGCTAGAGAGAGAGCGGCTGCTTGCTCGTCAGGATTGAGATTATTATTATTCATATAGTTGGATTTATTATTTGTAAAAACAACAGCACCATAGCCAACAACGCGCGACTTGTCGCCGTAATCTGGGGTGTCGCCGGAATTGGAATAATGAAGCTTATTGCCAGTGAGATTGAGTTCGTTGGCAATTATCATACCAACCTTGATAGCGGATGAGCCGCAGGCACAGGTGTCGAGATTGGGCCGGCCTTCGGCGATAATAGCGGAGAAGGTTTGATCAAAATTATTAATATCTTTAGTTAAAATTGAGTCAATTATTTTGGTGTCAGAGTAAAGGGCGTTGGCGTAGCTCGGGTAATGAGACAGGTCAGAGCTAATGATTAATAAAACATTTTTGCCAGAAATGACTTTTTCTATAGAATCGGCGATGGAAGCGAGAGTTTCATTGTCGTCGCTATTAATTAAACCCAAGATTGATTGCCAGCCGGGGACTAGTGTTTTTTGTAAAAAAGGTAGCTGGACTTCCAGCGAGTGCTCGGGCTCGTGGATTTTATTATCGGCAGAAATGTTTTGGTTGGTGGCGATTAACTCTTCGGTTAATTTTTTATCAACAGACACTTCACCAAGAGGCGTAGACACAGCATCGCCATTGTAGAGGATCAAGCCATCAATAGGATAATTGTGGCTACCGCCAAGAACAATTACAGTGTCATAAGATATATCAGCGACGGTTTTAAAAGCATAAGCAGCGGTCTCACCAGAAAAGACATAGCCGGCATGGGGAACAATAAAAATTTGCGGCTTGCCAGTAATTGTGGTAGTGGCATTGGCAAGAAGTCTCTCGATCATGGAGGATAGTTCTTTTTTGTCAGTTGGGTAGAATTGACCGGCGACTGCTGGCTGGCGGATAATTTTTGGGGTAGTCATAGTATTTTGATTATTATTTAAAATAGAGGAGGTTGGTTTTTGTTTGGGAAAAACTATGATTAAAATAATAATTGTAAAGCTTAAAAATAGGGCAAAGAGAAAGAGTTTTTTCATAAGGGTATTTTAGCACTGATTGTAGGATTTGTTTATTTGACAAATGGTGCTACACTGGAGTTATGAAAATTATAGCCGACTTACATATTCATTCGAGGTTTTCGCGGGCATGTTCGCGGGATTTGGTATTGGATAAAATTGATGAGACTTGCCGGACAAAGGGTGTGAATGTGGTCGGGACTGGAGATTTTACACATCCAGAATGGTTTTCGGAAATGAGAGAAAAATTGGCGGAGAAGGAGAAGGGGCTTTATACCTTAAAATCACAAATCCAAA
Proteins encoded in this region:
- the amrB gene encoding AmmeMemoRadiSam system protein B, yielding MKKLFLFALFLSFTIIILIIVFPKQKPTSSILNNNQNTMTTPKIIRQPAVAGQFYPTDKKELSSMIERLLANATTTITGKPQIFIVPHAGYVFSGETAAYAFKTVADISYDTVIVLGGSHNYPIDGLILYNGDAVSTPLGEVSVDKKLTEELIATNQNISADNKIHEPEHSLEVQLPFLQKTLVPGWQSILGLINSDDNETLASIADSIEKVISGKNVLLIISSDLSHYPSYANALYSDTKIIDSILTKDINNFDQTFSAIIAEGRPNLDTCACGSSAIKVGMIIANELNLTGNKLHYSNSGDTPDYGDKSRVVGYGAVVFTNNKSNYMNNNNLNPDEQAAALSLARNTLELAFNLTTDKNEDYKQYPVFSEKRGIFVTLRKNEELRGCIGLIEPIKELSAAIIEMTEAAAFEDPRFLSLEKNELKDITIEVSVLTPPQKISGPKTEIELGRHGVIVKKGSRSGVFLPQVATETGWDLNTFMAHLCADKAGLPANCWLDGSADIYTFEAQVFEEK